CTTCCTAAACTGTACAATGAGGACAGAATCACATGCTCTGCTTTTAAACACCAAAGGAGGCAATCTTCCTGTAGATATTTTGGTATCCAAAAAGATCTCAAAAGTTTATTAATTTGTATTAATTCAGATGGGTACTGGcaccttcaaatatttttttaccCAGTCAGAAGACAACTTGTAGAATTAAACTCACTTTTTCTTTGATTGTCCCCAtgcttttttcttcttggaaTGACCCCAAAGCTCTCTCAGTCCTAGTACAGTGCGAAAGCATTAAGTTGATTTCAGAATCAACTTAATATTGATTTCAGAATCAGAGGTAAGCCTAATGCTGACTGTGAGCAGTTTTGAACTCTGAACTTCAGTTTACTtatcagcctgctgctgctgctgctgctgctgctgctgctaagtggcttcagtcctgtccgactctgtgtgaccccatagatggcagccaaccaggctcccctgtccctgggattctccaggcaagaacactggagtgggttgccatttccttctccaatgcatgaaagtgaaaagtgaaagtgaagtcgctcagtcatgtccaactcttagcgaccccatgaactgcagccgaTTAGActcctcgatccatgggattttccaggcaagagtactggagtgggatgccattgccttcttcaactTATCAGCCTAGTGATGGACAATTAGACCTTCAGCCTGAGGGACTCCTGAGCCCCAAGGGACCACAGGCCTCAGGGACATGTTTTCTTTCCTCAGGCTTGGGCTCTGCCCCTCACGTTCGCATGATGGGGCCTGAGGATCACGGGATCCAAGTTCTGTGCTCCTCAGGTGGCTGGTTCCCCAAACCCAGGGTGCAGTGGAGTGACACGGCGGGAGAGAAGCTACTATCCCTCTCTGAATATCAGACTCAAGATGGAGATGGGCTCTTCCATGTAGAGGCATCTCTTGTGGTCACAGACAGCTCTCTTGGCAATGTGACCTGCTCTATCCAGAACCCTGTCTCTGGCCAGGAGAAAGCGTCAGCCATCTTCCTTCCAGGTCAGTCAGGCACAAACCCCGAGGCAGAGCTGGGTGTCTTCCAGGCAGGGAGGAGTGAAGGGCTGAAGGGAGCCTTGGAGAGAGGGCGGGGCTTCCTCCAGGTTGGTCTCTCACTGTGTCTCCACTTGCCTGTGTCAGAGCCCTTCTTCCCCAGAACGTCTCCATGGAAGATAGCCCTGGCTGGGACACTCCCTGTGCTGGTGCTTCTCCTCATCGGGATCAGCTACATTGGCTGGAAAGAACATaaagccaaaaatggagaagtagagaaaaagaagaaagcatctCATGAAAGAGACAAGGTGgcgagagagaaggaagaggcacATTCATTAAAAAGTAAATCGGGCAGCAAGTCAAATCAGAGGTTCCTGGAAAAGCTGCAGATGCTGTGTGTGCAGGGTAGATGGGGAAATTGTTGAAGAATCCTGAGGAAAACACAGGGTGCCAAGAATTCCACAGAACTGGGAGTTCTATGCAAAGGAGAAAACCACATGGGAAGTTAGGAGATCTGTGGGCAGTGGTCATAAGCCTCCAATCCACACCATGCCCTTTCAAGCCTCTGTACCCCAACCTGTttctctttgcagaaatgtcttcCTTTATTGTCTCTTCCTTTTTATCCTTCAAGAATAAGCTCCAGAAACACCTAAGAAATCGAACTCCCGGGAAGCACGGACTTGCCTTCCTGTGTgaccccagtattcttcccaCATAACTTTTCTTAGAGCTTGCCGTTTTATATTTGACAAAGATATTCGTTAATCTTTCTCACCTGCTTAATGATGGGCTCCTTAAGAGAAGGTCAAATTGAGTTCACTTAGCTACTCACTGGGCTCAGGAGCAACTAAAACTCAATTTGATGGATtttctatctctttctctttcagggAAGCTTGAGGAAGATCTCGGTGAGTCTTACCTCTTCTCATGCCCTGTATAGAATTTTTACCCCTTTTCACACCTGTTCTGGGTCTCTCACTGAATGTTGTTTCTTTCAGAACAACGAAAGGCATTATACAATAAAGGTAAGCAACTCAGTCATGTCAATTGATGCCCTGACGTCCAACAAGTTCTCAGTTCCCTATTCTCAGAGAAAAGACTAAAGGATTCATGATGATTAGTGGAAGAGAAATTATGGAAAGGAAGACAAATTTGAGGTTGCAGATTAATGTCTCATCTTGTCTTTCCTGTATTTGTTCTGTTTTAGACTGGAAGAAGGCCCTGATATATCCTGGTATGTAAACCTCTGGTCCTCGTCTTGCCAAATGCCTCTGGTATTCTGAGCATAATAAGCAGAATGataaatataaacacacatacacacacttgaaagttgtgaaatttttatttggTATCACTCTGTAGTATTTTGTATTTGGAGACTCAAATAACCAATTGTTTTCCAGAGCTGATAATGAAGGAGAAATAACTGCTGACTAGTCAATTCCACTACATGACTGGGGTAGGACACAGCATGAATGTGAATTGTTAGCCCTTCCCCTatggagaagagaaagatggAACTCAGGGTGACTTTGAGGAGATCTGGGAAGAATAAAGAATATATTATGCCAGCATTTTTACTCtgcaaaaaaagtttaaaagatcagaaaatatattttatattcagaaaagtATATTAACtatgattttacttattttacctatttgaaataaagtaaaattcaatATATAGGGAGAAGGTTTATGTATGAAAAAGTTGaaaaacagtttttcaaaatattttaatatcttctgcataaATATGTTTATCTGGAGGTAGGGGGAATTGGCTATTTTTATAccttccactccagtgttcttgcctggagaatcccagggatggcagagcctggtgggctaccatctatggggtcgcacagagtcggacacgactgaagcgacttagcagcagaagcagcatacCTTCTGAAATCTGAGTCTACATATTCTGTAGGCTTATAActcatttgtttctgtttgtgtgtgtgtggaatatGGTATTGGATCTCAAAAACACACTAGGGCATTCCTTGAATATATATCTATGCAAGTTTTATATGCCAGGCATGCTAGATGTTGGTGGCACAAGTTATTATCTCTGACCTTGTGGAACTTAAAGTCCACTGGGGGAAGGAAATCAGGAAAAGGCAACTACACACAGCCTGATGAGTGCTCTGATAAGAGAAGGTGAGAGGAACTCCTCCCAAGGATTAAAGCTGATTAAGCAGTTTTGTTAAGAGTTTTCTTTTATGAGATACTGAGAAATGTTCCTGTGTTTCTAAAGGAGTGAACAAAGTACTAAGGACAACTTTTGACACTTTTAATTCCAAATCTGTCAATTACAACTGGGAAGTTgggttattttatatttcttgacCTCAGTGTCTTTATCTCTTTAAATGAAGAGACTGGAATACATGATCTCTGATGTCCTCCTTGACTCATACATTTATAGATTCCATGTATCTGAGTGCTACACTTCTGATGGGAGGGCAGTTTAGTGAGAAACCACAGAGCTGCTCCAGCCAAGAATTATGGATGGGTCCTTATCTACCTATTGTCTCAAGATTCAGTGAGAAAACCCAATCTTCAAATAAAATCACAAGGCCTGTTATAAGAGAATTGGCCACAGGCATAAGCAGATGCAATTCTTTTTCCCACTAGGAATCTGTCTCTGGAGAAAAATACAAGCTATCCGATTACAATCTGGGTCAAAGTAATAAGGGCTCATTTAAATGCTTTGGTCATAAACTTAAACTCTAAGGAGATCATAGGCCAGAAAAACTGTAAATAGATGGAGGGGTTTAGAGGAGGAATAGaatagaattaaattaaaaatatgttttatagttATCATCATCAATGAGGAGGCCCACAGAGGCCTGGAGAGCACAGTAGAGTGGCATGTAGAGGATCAGACCCTACTCCTGGGGTCTCCAAATGTGGCTTCAGTTGGAGAACAGCCCCAGCTACTGGCTGAATTATGTGATGGTTTCTAATCTGAGAGCACAGAAAGAATACTACTTGTCCTGTAGTTTCTGGACACTACCAGAGTTTGAGGAGTTTTGAGGAGGAAGGGAATGTCACCACGAGAAGGTGATGAGTCAGGAAAGTCATCTTATCTCCTTTTCATCCCCTGGGTATACTTTGGTCTGGTTTCAGTTCATGTTGCTCTTTTTCAGACTGGAGGAAGGAACAGTTTGAACGTGGTAAGTGGttctttatttatctttttgacCCCCTTCTAACCTGCCCTCTGAGATCTCCTCTGAGACCCTGCTTATCCTTCCTAACATCCTCTCCTAGTTGAAGAGACAGGCACTACTGTTCTGGTAAAGAGAAGGAGGACATGAAAAGCATTCAATGTTAGCCTGAACTGACAACTGCTGCTAGGATTAGCTACTCTGGTCGTGCCTCCCCTTTCAAATGCTGACAAAGCTTCCCTGTCTGTGGGGTCCACTTGGTTCTGAAACAGAAATTAACATAGCCCCTCAGCTGAGGAGACCCCACACTAAGTAAAAAGGGCTCAAAATAGCAATTCGGCTGTTCTTTGTAGAGAGGTCAGCTCACAGGGAGCCTGTGACTGAGGAAAATAGGACTAATTTGCAGAGAACATGGCAGGAACACCGTTCTTCAGTAAACATTTCAAGATCCTGCACACACTGGCACTTTGTCAAAACACTGACCATGGCAAAGATAAGACAAGTAGCATAGAATGGGTAGCAAGAATAAGTAGCAAGAGAACACATCAAACCCTCCTCCCGCCCAGCTCcacctcccccaacacacacaccttcAGAGGAGAGGTGTTCTTTTCACCACTCCTTACacatttgctctgttttgttaAAGTTTCCCCTGTACAACAGTTTTCTGAAATATACAGTCTTGGCTTtatcctttcctttttatttcttccagttcTTGTGATTGAAAATCATGAAAATGTTCATCAGAACAATTCTGACTTCAGAAAGGAACCTCAGGCAGTATTATGTAAAGAGCAAGGAGGTGGCAACCTTCTCAAACTTGATCAGAAAGGATTCACTAAGGGGAGACATTACTGGGAGGTGGACATTGAGGACACTGATGAATGGACTCTAGGCATTTATGAGGAGCCCACAGAGAAGAGTGAGCTACTCAGTGATCTACAGAAGATGAAGTTCAACGTCTTAGAGAAGAAGGGATGTGAATACAGGGCTCTCATTTGTTCTCGCCAAGGCATTTTCCACAAAGAGTCTCTCCCGATTGAAAAGTGTCCACTAAAGATTGTGATTTTCTTGGATTATGAGGATAGTGACATTTCTTTCTATAACATGACTgatgaaacccacatcttctCCTTCACCCACACCAACTTCTCTGGGTCAGTCTATCCTTACTTCAAACTGAAATCCATGGAGTTCTCCCCATCTGCATGATACTGAGTGGCTTAGAATAAGAACCTATAAGTTGTGAAGATAGTAGCCCATTTTTTGTAAACCCAAGGATTCCCGTCTTGACGGGTGTCCTCAGGACCACCGATTATGAGGCCTCTTGATTTAAGTCTCCATGAATCTGCATTACCAAAGTTTCCAGCCACAtcaagcagtgtttctcaaataaTTTGCAGAGAAGAATATTTTCCACATCTTGTGgttgttgtaaatattttttgcattatatattatatatcacagACATACTTTTCTGAATAAACTACTGGAAATGATGAAGTGAGTACAAAGACATGTGATtggaaattttattattaaatatcatATACCTAATATTTTCTATCAATTCACTCCAAATGTTGTAatactttatttctatatttgtttCATGAAGAATTAGTAAGAAACAGTTTACAAATATGCACTGATCTATGGATCacacttttggggcttcccaggtggcactagtggtaaagaatccatctgtaatgcaggattttcaggagatgtgggtttgacccctaagtcaggaagacccctggaggagggcatgacaaccctctccagtatccttacccagagaatcccatggacagaggagtctggcaggctaccatccatgggggtcacaaaaagctggccatgactgaagtgacttatcatacATGCACACATGGATCACACTTTAGTAGCACTGCTTAAACAAAAATTAGATGCACAACAGCACTGAATAAAAATGGCagaagaattttattttcaattgttgAAGGAGAAAAGTTAAACTATAATTTGATGAGCAGCTAAACTGTATCTTAAATGCAAGGATAatttgataaagaaaaaataaatatcaataacaatCCAGTTCTAACAAATGTGATGATGGCAAGATGATGAGGTCTGGGGAAACCAGAGTCAAATGAGAGCACATCAAGGTATAAACAGTGAAGGGAAAGTAAACATCTACaggcaaaagaatgaagctgccCTCTATCTCACATCATATGTGGAGCattaactcaagatggattatagatctaaatgtaagcaTAGGTATAAATCTTGGGTTAGGCGCTTGGTTTAGGTTTCTTAGTTATGATACCAAAAGTGCaaccaaacaaagaaaaacataaatttgaCTTTGTTAAAAGTTTTGTGCACCAAAAGACACTATCAAAAAAGTGAAGAGGCAACtcatagaaagagagaaaatatttacaaattattcATCAGAGTTTAGTATGaacaatatataaagaatttgtaatactaaataataaaaagaaaagcaattcaagtttttaaatgaacaaatgatttGAACAGATATTTATCTGAAGAAGACGTGCAAATGGTCAACAAACACCTGAAAAAATGTGCAGCACAATTAGTTACTTGGGAAATGTAAACCAcaatatgggcttctcaggtggctcagccggtaaagaatttgcctgcaatgcaggagacctgcgctggatccctgggttgggaagatcccctggagaagggaagagctccccactccagcattctggcctggagaactccatgggctatagaatccatggggttgcaaagagtcagacacatcatGCCCTCTAAGACGGATATTCTATGTCCTCCCTACATTCCCCCCTCACCAagtggaaaataacaagtgttggaaagaatgtggagaaatgtaaaacaacacagtcactgtggaaaacagtttagaaGTTTCTCAATAAGTTAAATGTAGAattaccattgttgttgttcagtcgcccagtttttttttggactctgtaaccccatggactacagcacaccagcccttctggtccttcaccatctcctggactttgcccaagttcatgttcattgcatcagtgatgctgtccagccatctcatcttttgacaccctcttctccttctgccctcaatttttcccagcaccagggacttttccaatgagtcatcatttcccatcagatgaccaaaatactagcgcttcagcttcagcatcagtccttccagtgaatattcagggttgatctcccttaagattgactggtttgatctccttgctgtccaagggactttcaggagtcttctccagcccacagttcaaaggtatcaattctttggcattctgccttctttacagcccaactctcacaatcgtacatgaccactgggaagaccatagccttaactatacacacctttgtcagcagagtagtatctctgcttttcaatgcacCATATAGGTTCATCATCGCTTTCCTgacaagaagcaattgtcttctgatttcacgactgcagtcaccattcacagtgattttggagcttccaagaagaggaaatctgttactACTTTTGCTTTTCCCCCTACCATTTGCCGTGCAGTAATAGGgatagatgccatgatcttagtttttttaatatttacttcttaagccagctctttcactctccttcttcaccctcatcaagaggctctttagttcctcttcactttttgccattagagtgatgtcatctgcgtatctgaggttgttgatgtttctcccatctgtcttgattccagcttgtaactcatccaatccaacatttctcatgatgtcctcagCGAATTGGTTTAACAAGCAAAGTAACAGCTGAAGGCCCTATTGTACTCCTTTCTCCACCTTGAACCAATCAATTGTTCCATACAggtttctaactattgcttcttgacctgcatacaggtttctcaggagacaagtaagatggtctggtattcctatctctttaagagctttccaaaaaaaaaaaaaaaagagctttccacagtttgtaatgatccacatagttaaaggtttagcatagttgatgaaacagagatagatgtttttctgaaatttcctttctttctctagaatacagtgaatgttggcaatttgatctgtagttcctcttccttttctgaaccaaccttggacatctggaagttcttggttcccataatgctgaagcctagcatgcaagattttaagcatgaccttactagtatgggagatgagtgcaattgtctggtggTTAGTATATTCTTTGATACTACCCTTCTTGgcaattgggatgaggattgatctttttcagtcccGTGACCACTCCTGgatcttccagatttgctgacataatgaatgcaaaaccttgatggcatcctCCTTTAGGGATGTggatagttctgctggaatttcattgcatccactagctttCTTAGCAGGAGTGCTGCTTAAAACCTactggacttcacattctagaatgTCTGGCTACTACACTATCATAGTAATCCAGTtcattttttatacagttcttccttgtaatctttccatctcttcttgatctcttcagcatctagtAGGCCTTCACCATTTTTatgctttattgtgcccatctttgggtggaATGCTCCCttaatgtttccaattttcctgaagagatctctagtctttccctttttgttgttttcttctcttattaagcactgttcattgaagaaggacTCGTTatctcttctagctattctttgaaactctgcgtTTAATTGGATGTACTTTTCCCactctcccttgcttttcctttcttttcattcttctgctttttgtaaagcttcctcagataATCACTTTggcttcttgcttttcttttcttgggagggtgcttttgttcactgcctcctgtacagtgttacagacctctgtccatagttcttctggcacaCTGTTAACTAGATCTAGTTCCTTGAGTCTGTTCATTACCTCTACTGTGAATTCATAtgggatttaagtcatacctggctggcctagtgtttttcccagttttctttaGATGAACCccgaattttgctatgagaagctgatgatctgagccatagtaagctccaggtcttgtttttgctgactgtgtacagcttctccatctttggctacaaagaatgtaatcaatttgatttcagtattgaccatttcatgcaaagatgggctcgataaaggacagaaatggtatggacctaatagaagcagaagatattaagaagaggtggcaagaatatacagaagaactgtacaaaaaagatcttaatgacccagataatcccgatggtgttgtcactcacctagagccagacatcctggaatgtgaagtcaagtgggccttagaaagcatcactacgaacaaagctagtggaggtgatggaattccagttgcgctatttcaaattctgaaagatgatgctgtgaaagtgctgcactcaatatgccagcaaatttggaaaactcagcagtggccacaggactggaaaatgttagtttttgtttcaatcccaaagaaaggcaataccaaagaatgctcagactaccacacaattgcactcatctcacatgctagttttttttggagaaggaaatggcaaaccactccagtgttcttgtctggagaatcccagggatgggggagccttggtgggctgctgtctatggggtcacacagagtcggacaccagtgaagtgacttagcagtagcagcacatgctagtaaagtaatgctcaaaattctccaagccaggcttcagcaatacgtcaaccgtgaacttgcagatgtttaagctggttttagaaaaggcagaggaaccagaaatcaaattgccaacatttgccagatcatcgaaaaagcaagggagttccagaaaaacatctatttctgctttattgactacagtgaagcctttgactgtgtggatcacaataaactggggaaaattcttaaacagatgggaataccagaccatctgacctgcctcttgagaaacctgtatgcaggtcaggaagcaacagttatggaacaacagactggttctaaatacgaaaaggaatacgtcaaggctgtatattgtcaccctacttatttaacttatatgcagagtacatcatgagaaacactgggctggaagaagcacaagctggaatcaagattgctgggaaaaatatcaataacctcagatatgcagatgacaccatccttatggcagaaagtgaagaggaactaaaaagcctcttgatgaaagtgaaagaggagaatgaaaaagttggcttaaagctcaacattcagaaaactaagatcatggcatctggttccatcatttcatgggaaatagatggggaaataggggaaacagtatcagactttatttttgggggctccaaaatcactgcagatggtaattgcagttataaaattaaaagacgcttactccttggaagaaaagttatgaccaacctacacagcatgttaaaaagcagagacattactttgccaacaaaggtccatctagtcaaggctatggtttttccagtggtcatgtatggatgtgagagttgaactgtgaagaaagctgagggctgaagaattgatgcttttgaactgtggtgttggagaagactcttgagagtcccttggactgcaaggagatccaaacagtacatcttaaaggagatcagtcctgggtgttcattggaaggactgatgctgaagctgaaactctgatactttggccacctcatgtgaagagttgactcattggaaaagaccctgatgctgggagggattaggggcaggaggagaaggggacgacagaggatgagatggctggatggcatcacccactcaatgcacatgagtttgagtgaactccgggagttggtgacagacagggaggcctggcatgctgcacttcatggggttgcaaagagttggacatgactgagtgactgaactgactgactgattgacCGTTTGGTAATGTCCACGAGTAACGTTgtgtcttgtgttgttgcaaagggtatttgctatgactagtgcattctcttggcagaattcagttagtctttgccctgcttcattttgttctccaacgccaaatttgtctgttactcagtatatctgacttcctacttttgcattctaatccctGATGATGAATAGAATATCTTTTCTAGATGTTAGTTCaaggaggtcttctaggtcttcatggaactgatcagcttctttggtattagtggtaggggcatagactttgatgactgtgatgttgaattgcttgccttggaaacaaactgagatcattctgtcatttttgaggctgcacccaggtactgcatttcggactcttctgttgattatgagggctactccatttcttctatgggctTCTTgccacattagtagatataatggtcatctggatTAAACTCgcccattctcatccattttagtttgctgatttctaggATGTTGATGTTTATTCTTACTATCTCCTACTTGAACATGTCTAATTTTctttgattcgtggacctaacattccaggtccttATAACTGTATAGTTCCACCCCAAGAGAAATTGAAGTATAtattcactcacacacacaaatgtgtacGCAAGTGTTTGCAACAGCATTTTTGATAATGGCCAAAAAAGTGAACCCAAAGTGGTACAGCCACACAATGGCATATTTTTTCACCATAAAAGGAATGTGGACCCATGTAAGGATTAGAAAGATACAAAGAAGACTCCATAGCAGAATCTAGGTTTACACGAGTAGGCAGAGTTCAGAAGTTCACTGAATTTGAGAAGAATAAAGGCTAATACTAAATTTGGACTGCAGAAGGGAAAATGGAAAGGTACATGGAATCATTGCCCTCTCTGTAACAACCCTGGCTTAAATTTAATTGGTTTTCACAAATTGTTAAGTGAACATAAAATAACTTCCTTTTCCAGTACTAGGCAGTCTCATTGTGCTTTATTTGcacaaaggaaataagaaagccACTTAATAATCGaactttgtgtatatatgtgatcATTTGTGTGTGCATTCAAGTGAGGAAATGGACACCTGCAACTAGAATATTGCTTTATCATCCTACAAAGACAAAAGTCCAGAGTCTCCTTCTTGCTTCTGAGACAACTCCATTCTCTACCCAGCTAGAGCACTTGGGAGCAAAAGACCTGGTTCACATGACTGACGTGCTCCATCACAAGGATATAGCCCTGAGTAGTACAGTCCCTTTCTTCTGTACTGTTATAGGGAGCACAGAGCACACATTTCAAGCTCTGGcaatccagatcagaaaaaatCTGGGAAATTACTGTGGACCAACAGATGTGAATCAAACTCCCTTCTGAGTTGGTGACTCAGACAATGAGTTGGTTTGTAAAACTCTTTGAATGTAAAACTATTTGAATGGACATTTTCTTCCATAATTTCAATTTCAACCTGTGTGTATTTGTGTCTAAAATTAGTCACTTTTAGACAGAGTATGattgtatattttttaagtctATGCATCCAATCTATGTACTTTGATTGAATTTAGTCTATTTACATTTGAAATAATTAATGATTGAGAAAGACTTTTACCTTCTTGCTCCTTGATTTctgtctttaggatttttgtcTTTCATCACTACCTTTCTCTGAATTAATTATCCTTTTATTGTGACACATTGAGATTACTTAATCACTTCCTTTTGTGTATATTCCATGGATATTTTGTTTGTTCAGAGCATGGAGTAGTATCTAATATCCAAAAGTTTGAACAATGTATTTTGAATTGACAG
This genomic interval from Bos taurus isolate L1 Dominette 01449 registration number 42190680 breed Hereford chromosome 23, ARS-UCD2.0, whole genome shotgun sequence contains the following:
- the LOC504295 gene encoding butyrophilin-like protein 1 precursor (The RefSeq protein has 1 substitution compared to this genomic sequence) translates to MAGFPGLFPAGVLPALLLWVSMWGSPASGFSVMGPAQPIKVSLGADATLPCQLSSEQSAAHMQIRWYRTQLSPAVLVYQDGQEQDGEQMLEYRGRTELVEDSIGRGAVALLIQHVRASDDGQYWCHFNDGHISREAVVELHVIGLGSAPHVRMMGPEDHGIQVLCSSGGWFPKPRVQWSDTAGEKLLSLSEYQTQDGDGLFHVEASLVVTDSSLGNVTCSIQNPVSGQEKASAIFLPEPFFPRTSPWKIALAGTLPVLVLLLIGISYIGWKEHKAKNGEVEKKKKASHERDKVAREKEEAHSLKRKLEEDLEQRKALYNKDWKKALIYPDWRKEQFERVLVIENHENVHQNNSDFRKEPQAVLCKEQGGGNLLKLDQKGFTKGRHYWEVDIEDTDEWTLGIYEEPTEKSELLSDLQKMKFNVLEKKGCEYRALTCSRQGIFHKESLPIEKCPLKIVIFLDYEDSDISFYNMTDETHIFSFTHTNFSGSVYPYFKLKSMEFSPSA